Proteins co-encoded in one Cupriavidus nantongensis genomic window:
- a CDS encoding HipA domain-containing protein has protein sequence MAERVLVASINGTPVGELQEAADLWSFRYDAAWLANPHAFALSPALPLQPETLADGSTLRPVQWYFDNLLPEDGQRALMARDASIRDEADAFALLEHYGAESAGSLTLLPRGRLPAGAPALRPLSDAALDARIRSLPGVPLTHGAVKRMSLAGAQHKLAVVLQDGALFEPGADTPSTHILKPNHQVQETYPHSVINEWFVMSLAARLKLDVPQVHRRYVPAPVYLVDRFDRRLASPGQWQRLHAIDACQLLNLPRTFKYDQGSVGRLAELATLCRAHAVARARLFDWLVFNILVGNSDAHLKNLSFLVSDAGIALAPFYDLVSEAAYATRTYDKTGWPQAHRFAWPVLGVEFYSDFSRALVLEAGRVLGLNRATAERRLDAMLRGIVPAAQALYELAAQQNGALARERPAQAGGFAGELACLRVIRSTIIADMVRALSRG, from the coding sequence ATGGCTGAGCGCGTGCTGGTGGCGAGCATCAACGGCACCCCCGTGGGCGAGTTGCAGGAAGCCGCCGACCTCTGGTCATTCCGCTATGACGCGGCCTGGCTCGCCAATCCGCACGCCTTCGCGCTGAGCCCGGCGCTGCCACTGCAGCCTGAGACCCTGGCCGATGGCAGCACGCTGCGGCCGGTGCAATGGTATTTCGACAACCTGCTGCCCGAAGACGGCCAGCGCGCGCTGATGGCGCGCGATGCCAGCATCCGCGACGAAGCCGATGCCTTTGCCTTGCTGGAGCACTACGGGGCAGAATCAGCCGGCTCGCTGACGCTGCTGCCTCGCGGACGCCTGCCGGCCGGCGCGCCAGCCCTGCGGCCGTTGAGCGATGCCGCGCTCGACGCCCGCATTCGCAGCTTGCCCGGCGTTCCGCTCACGCATGGCGCGGTCAAGCGCATGTCGCTGGCCGGCGCGCAGCACAAGCTGGCGGTGGTGCTGCAGGACGGCGCGCTGTTCGAGCCCGGCGCGGACACGCCGTCGACGCATATCCTGAAACCGAACCATCAGGTCCAAGAGACCTATCCGCATTCGGTCATCAACGAGTGGTTCGTGATGTCGCTCGCCGCGCGGCTGAAGCTTGACGTGCCGCAGGTACATCGGCGCTATGTGCCGGCGCCGGTGTACCTGGTCGACCGCTTCGACCGCCGCCTGGCGTCGCCAGGCCAGTGGCAGCGGTTGCATGCGATCGACGCCTGCCAGTTGCTGAACCTGCCGCGCACCTTCAAGTACGACCAGGGCAGCGTCGGCCGGCTGGCCGAACTGGCTACGCTGTGCCGCGCGCACGCGGTGGCACGGGCGCGGCTGTTCGACTGGCTGGTGTTCAATATCCTGGTCGGCAATTCCGACGCGCACCTGAAGAACCTGAGCTTCCTGGTATCCGATGCCGGCATCGCGCTGGCGCCTTTCTATGACCTTGTCAGCGAGGCGGCCTACGCCACCCGTACCTATGACAAGACCGGCTGGCCGCAGGCGCACCGCTTTGCGTGGCCGGTGCTCGGCGTCGAGTTCTACAGCGATTTCTCGCGTGCGCTGGTATTGGAAGCGGGGCGCGTGCTAGGCCTGAACCGCGCCACCGCCGAACGCCGGCTGGATGCCATGCTGCGCGGCATCGTGCCGGCGGCACAGGCGTTGTATGAACTGGCGGCGCAGCAGAACGGCGCGCTGGCGCGCGAGCGGCCGGCGCAGGCGGGCGGGTTTGCCGGGGAACTGGCTTGCCTGCGCGTGATTCGCTCCACCATCATTGCCGACATGGTGCGCGCGCTGTCCCGCGGCTGA
- a CDS encoding helix-turn-helix domain-containing protein, translating into MILTQPGDIGAAVRAARKAGGMRQDDAAGAIGVSENFMVRVENGAEGIQWGKLFQVLQGLGLRVTVDLPEAAAPRVEAELAKLRQRQARSRNRRNARDADQHG; encoded by the coding sequence ATGATTCTTACCCAACCCGGCGATATCGGCGCGGCCGTGCGCGCGGCGCGCAAGGCAGGCGGCATGCGCCAGGACGACGCTGCCGGGGCCATCGGTGTCAGCGAAAACTTTATGGTGCGGGTCGAGAACGGTGCCGAAGGCATCCAGTGGGGCAAGCTGTTCCAGGTGCTGCAGGGCCTTGGCCTGCGGGTGACCGTCGACCTGCCGGAGGCGGCGGCGCCGCGGGTGGAAGCCGAACTCGCCAAGCTCAGGCAGCGCCAGGCCCGCAGCCGCAATCGGCGCAATGCCAGGGATGCCGACCAGCATGGCTGA